The Gadus chalcogrammus isolate NIFS_2021 chromosome 10, NIFS_Gcha_1.0, whole genome shotgun sequence genome contains a region encoding:
- the atp1b4 gene encoding protein ATP1B4 — protein sequence MEPTSAAGGAGEEQLDNQPGNSSQKGTQKHGHELEEEQEELAEHQPLEQEDLNFEKWKRKPLPKRTLYQTIDSVKTYLWNAETKEFMGRTGKSWSLILLFYSALYLFLAAMFGGCMCCLMWSISPYHPTFNDRVMPPGMTMAPHLDGHDIAFNASDRKSWKKYARSMDEYLKPYNDGVQERKNIHCSQEKYFMQDHLEETLERKACQFKRSWLGECSGLQDPHYGYSLGKPCVFLRMNRILGYLPGQGKAINVTCGVKKGNPEALGEVEFFPKSLFDLKYYPYYGKLRHVNYSAPVVAVRFAGVQYDAHIYVQCKLNGKGIINDSPTDRYLGAISFTLDIGA from the exons ATGGAGCCCACTTCCGCAGCGGGGGGAGCTGGAGAAGAACAACTTGATAACCAACCGGGAAACTCA AGCCAGAAGGGCACGCAAAAGCACGGCCACGAgctggaggaagagcaggaggagctggccgAGCATCAGCCGCTGGAGCAGGAGGACCTCAACTTTGAGAAGTGGAAGCGCAAGCCCTTACCCAAGAGGACGCTGTACCAGACGATCGACAGCGTGAAGACGTACCTATGGAACGCAGAGACCAAGGAGTTCATGGGCCGCACGGGCAAGAGCTGGA gtcttaTCCTCCTCTTCTATTCtgcactttatttgtttttggcGGCCATGTTCGGGGGCTGCATGTGTTGCCTCATGTGGTCCATCAGCCCGTACCACCCCACCTTCAATGACAGAGTGATGCCACCAG GTATGACGATGGCCCCACACCTGGATGGACACGACATCGCCTTCAACGCCTCCGACCGCAAGTCCTGGAAGAAGTACGCGCGGTCTATGGACGAGTACCTCAAAC CGTATAATGACGGCGTCCAGGAGAGGAAGAACATCCACTGTTCGCAGGAGAAGTACTTCATGCAGGATCACTTGGAGGAGACCTTGGAGCGCAAGGCCTGTCAGTTCAAGAGGTCCTGGCTGGGGGAGTGTTCCGGCTTGCAGGACCCCCACTACGGCTATTCTCTGGGGAAGCCGTGCGTTTTTCTCCGCATGAACCGG ATTCTTGGATACCTCCCAGGCCAAGGAAAAGCCATTAATGTGACCTGTGGTGTTAAG AAAGGCAACCCTGAAGCCTTGGGAGAAGTCGAGTTCTTCCCTAAAAGTCTCTTTGATTTGAAGTACTATCCGTACTACGGGAAGCTCAGACAC GTGAACTACTCGGCCCCAGTGGTGGCGGTTCGTTTTGCAGGCGTGCAATACGACGCTCATATCTATGTACAATGCAAACTCAACGGCAAGGGAATCATCAACGACTCCCCGACCGACCGCTACCTGGGCGCCATCTCCTTCACTCTGGACATCGGAGCGTAG
- the lamp2 gene encoding lysosome-associated membrane glycoprotein 2 isoform X2 translates to MIHRAVLFLALALGLGTQLTSATEVLVNNTEGKLCLYANLKVNFSVAYEAVGDKNATAVFSLPDAVLTNGSSCANSSSTLRLSFGQGHSWTMTFSKGVQNYQADSVTVDLNLADAAVFPNATSNETMSVTVNVNATNLSKADLGTCYSCNSQDVIREGGVSQTLWSVLIQAFVANGSKSQEITSCAADVPITPSPAPTNTSTAAPTTAVAPTTPIPTPTLPTPTTGKYHVTTGVNSTACLIADFGLSIGFKIQGQLQKMNLEPNGTNASGTCGVNSSQLVLSNPTATLVFTFVNETAKFRLHAVTVNITTGSGQQFYSENTNLSLWVASVGSSYMCNKEQSYNISESLALHTFDLHVQPFGVASGKFSTAEDCTLDESFLVPIAVGVALVVLILIVLLAYFIGRKRNQASGYESF, encoded by the exons ATGATCCACCGTGCAGTACTCTTCCTGGCCCTGGCCCTCGGACTAG GCACCCAGTTGACCAGTGCGACTGAGGTGTTGGTGAACAACACTGAAGGCAAGCTCTGTCTGTATGCAAACCTGAAGGTGAACTTCTCCGTCGCCTACGAGGCCGTCGGAGACAAG AACGCCACGGCGGTGTTCTCCCTCCCTGACGCCGTGCTCACCAACGGGAGCTCCTGTGCCAACAGCAGCTCCACCCTGCGTCTCAGCTTCGGCCAGGGACACTCCTGGACCATGACCTTCAGCAAGGGAGTGCAGAACTACCAGGCCGACTCAGTCACCGTCGACCTCAACCTCGCCGACGCGGCCGTCTTCCCCAACGCCACGTCAAACG AGACGATGAGTGTGACCGTGAACGTGAACGCCACGAACCTGTCGAAGGCCGACCTCGGAACCTGCTACTCCTGCAACAGCCAGGACGTGATCCGGGAGGGTGGCGTGAGCCAGACCCTGTGGAGCGTTCTCATCCAGGCGTTTGTGGCCAACGGCAGCAAGAGCCAAGAAA TTACGTCATGCGCCGCTGATGTGCCGATCACGCCCAGTCCCgcccccaccaacacctccaccgcAGCACCCACCACCGCCGTAgcacccaccacccccatcccGACCCCCACGCTCCCAACACCCACGACCGGGAAGTACCATGTCACCACGGGGGTCAACAGCACGGCTTGTCTCATTGCCGACTTCGGCCTGAGCATCGGATTCAAGATTCAAGGACAG CTCCAGAAGATGAACCTGGAGCCCAACGGGACGAACGCCTCGGGGACCTGCGGCGTCAACAGCAGCCAGCTGGTGCTGAGCAACCCCACTGCCACTCTGGTGTTCACCTTTGTCAAC GAGACGGCCAAGTTCCGCCTGCACGCCGTCACCGTCAACATCACGACCGGCTCAG GGCAACAGTTCTATAGCGAGAACACTAACCTGAGTCTGTGGGTGGCGTCGGTGGGCAGCTCCTACATGTGCAACAAGGAGCAGAGCTACAACATCAGCGAGTCCCTCGCCCTCCACACCTTCGACCTGCATGTGCAGCCCTTCGGCGTCGCCAGCGGGAAATTCAGCACTG CCGAGGATTGCACGCTCGATGAGAGCTTCCTTGTTCCCATAGCGGTCGGCGTCGCCCTGGTTGTTCTCATTCTTATTGTGCTGCTGGCCTATTTCATTGGAAGAAAGCGAAACCAAGCCAGTGGCTATGAGTCTTTCTAA
- the lamp2 gene encoding lysosome-associated membrane glycoprotein 2 isoform X1, with the protein MIHRAVLFLALALGLGTQLTSATEVLVNNTEGKLCLYANLKVNFSVAYEAVGDKNATAVFSLPDAVLTNGSSCANSSSTLRLSFGQGHSWTMTFSKGVQNYQADSVTVDLNLADAAVFPNATSNETMSVTVNVNATNLSKADLGTCYSCNSQDVIREGGVSQTLWSVLIQAFVANGSKSQEITSCAADVPITPSPAPTNTSTAAPTTAVAPTTPIPTPTLPTPTTGKYHVTTGVNSTACLIADFGLSIGFKIQGQLQKMNLEPNGTNASGTCGVNSSQLVLSNPTATLVFTFVNETAKFRLHAVTVNITTGSGQQFYSENTNLSLWVASVGSSYMCNKEQSYNISESLALHTFDLHVQPFGVASGKFSTAHECSMDDTTALIPIIVGCALTGLILIVVVAYIIGRRKTYVGYQTL; encoded by the exons ATGATCCACCGTGCAGTACTCTTCCTGGCCCTGGCCCTCGGACTAG GCACCCAGTTGACCAGTGCGACTGAGGTGTTGGTGAACAACACTGAAGGCAAGCTCTGTCTGTATGCAAACCTGAAGGTGAACTTCTCCGTCGCCTACGAGGCCGTCGGAGACAAG AACGCCACGGCGGTGTTCTCCCTCCCTGACGCCGTGCTCACCAACGGGAGCTCCTGTGCCAACAGCAGCTCCACCCTGCGTCTCAGCTTCGGCCAGGGACACTCCTGGACCATGACCTTCAGCAAGGGAGTGCAGAACTACCAGGCCGACTCAGTCACCGTCGACCTCAACCTCGCCGACGCGGCCGTCTTCCCCAACGCCACGTCAAACG AGACGATGAGTGTGACCGTGAACGTGAACGCCACGAACCTGTCGAAGGCCGACCTCGGAACCTGCTACTCCTGCAACAGCCAGGACGTGATCCGGGAGGGTGGCGTGAGCCAGACCCTGTGGAGCGTTCTCATCCAGGCGTTTGTGGCCAACGGCAGCAAGAGCCAAGAAA TTACGTCATGCGCCGCTGATGTGCCGATCACGCCCAGTCCCgcccccaccaacacctccaccgcAGCACCCACCACCGCCGTAgcacccaccacccccatcccGACCCCCACGCTCCCAACACCCACGACCGGGAAGTACCATGTCACCACGGGGGTCAACAGCACGGCTTGTCTCATTGCCGACTTCGGCCTGAGCATCGGATTCAAGATTCAAGGACAG CTCCAGAAGATGAACCTGGAGCCCAACGGGACGAACGCCTCGGGGACCTGCGGCGTCAACAGCAGCCAGCTGGTGCTGAGCAACCCCACTGCCACTCTGGTGTTCACCTTTGTCAAC GAGACGGCCAAGTTCCGCCTGCACGCCGTCACCGTCAACATCACGACCGGCTCAG GGCAACAGTTCTATAGCGAGAACACTAACCTGAGTCTGTGGGTGGCGTCGGTGGGCAGCTCCTACATGTGCAACAAGGAGCAGAGCTACAACATCAGCGAGTCCCTCGCCCTCCACACCTTCGACCTGCATGTGCAGCCCTTCGGCGTCGCCAGCGGGAAATTCAGCACTG CTCATGAATGTTCAATGGATGACACCACTGCCTTAATTCCAATCATTGTTGGCTGTGCACTGACTGGCTTGATTCTCATTGTAGTGGTTGCCTATATCATTGGTCGAAGGAAGACTTATGTTGGATACCAGACTCTCTAG